From the Eubacterium sp. 1001713B170207_170306_E7 genome, the window TGCAATGTGTGGACAAAGCCATCAATATCCGGGTGCCCATCGGCGAAATTGAAGCAGAGCTGCCAGAGCAGTTTATCAGGATCCACCGCAGCTATATCATTAATCTGGATTATGTGTTAAACGTGCAGTACCGCGAAATAAATATGTACGATGGCAGCGCTCTGCCGGTCCCCGAAAAGCGCTACCCTGAAGTACTTAAGATTATACGGGAGTATCATGAGCATCGGGCATACATATAAAAACAGATGAGTAAAACACGAGTTTAAATAAAAAGCATGGCGCATAGTTCCTTACTATGTGCCATGCTTTTTATTTAGTTTTATTATAGCATGAAAAGGAATTAAATGCTAGCATAAAATGAAATATAACAAATTTAATAAAATTAAGGAGTTCAAGATGAAAAGAATAAAAAAATTTATAAATTTTTTCGTAGGGACGGTAACAATGAACACATTATTTGACAAATGGTTAAAAAGCAAAAGGTATTTAAAGGCACAGACAAAAAGAACCTATGAACAATTAATAAATGGATATTTGCGTCCGGCATTTGGTGAGATGCCAGCTAAGGCCGTTTCAGATGAAGCAGTTCAATTACTTATTAATAATATACAAAAGGAACTCAGCCCAAAAACCGTTCATGAGATTCACCGCTGTTTGCGGGCTGTGTTTGAACTGGCAATAGAAAATAAAACGTTAGAAAAAAACCCCTGCGAAAAAATCATTTTACCTCAAAAAGAAAAGGCGAAGGCAAAAGCGTTAAGTGTAGAGGAACAGGAAAAATTAGAGAATGCTTTAGGCCAAAGCTCGAACTCATTGGATATTGCCATATTGCTGGCTTTGAATTTAGGTTTGCGGTTATCTGAGGTGATAGCGCTACGTTGGCAGGATATACATTTTTATGACAATGTAGTAATTATTAAGCATAGTATGGAGCGTACATCAACAGGAGAAGGGAATAAGACAGTCGCTCATCTGGGAACACCAAAAACGCAGAATAGCCAGAGAAAAATTCCTTTGGAATCCAATTTTTCTAAATGTTTGCAAGAGTATTTTCAGAAGCGGACAACAGCGCAAAAAAAGGCTGAAGCCTTTGTGGTCGGGAAAAAGGATGGAAATTGCTATCATGGACGAACCATTCAGCGGCATTTTAAAAAAAGATTAAAACAGCTTATGATTTCTGACGAATATACCTTTCATTCATTGAGACATAGCTTTGCAACACGCGCTATGGAAAGCGGTGTTGCGGTAAAAGTTATCAGTGCTCTGTTAGGCCACAGTAGGACGGCCACAACAACGGATATTTATCTGCATTTAAGCGAGTCATTTATTCGCCAGGAGATGATGAAAATGAAAAATTTTAAAGCGAAAAAAGGGCGATCAAAAAGAATGAGGGCAGAGCACGCCGCATAGTAAGGAACTATGCGGCACTTTTCAGATAAATAAATACCCGTTGTCAAAAAAATATAAATGACCAAAGGGATCGTAAAGGAACGTTCAAGAATTGATCTGATGATTTCATTCGAGAATTGTTCAAATGTGCTGAAAAAGAAGGCCAGACCTTCTTGTGACAGCGCATGCCCTGTGCAGTCTATTCCCGGCATAGCCTATTTCCAGCTAGCCGGTGATATAGAATCTCTCTATTTCTTGCACAGCTTGAAATACGGAGTCTCTTTTTCTACCTTCAGGCGGTATCCGTGCCAATTGATACCGCCTATATCTACCTGTTCAAAATTAAGAATATTTCCCGCAGGGGACCATATATGGACCTGCTTTTAGACAAGTGATCGCTTGCCTGAAAGCAGGTCTTTTTTGTTAGTATGTCAAAGAGGAGAATGAAAATGGGTTATGCCGCAGTGATACAACGCTTAAAAAAGGAAAATCTGGAACAATACATCAAGGACCGCCCCGATCAGTTCGAGGCCGTAGATACCGGTTATCTTGTGGAAGAAGGTAAAATATTGGTGGTTGAGCTGATCTACCACGGTCATAATGAGCAGGTCTGCCGCCATTGCCAGAGCCCGCTGAAGCAGAAAACCATGCGCCTGAAGGAAAAGGGTGGTAAGACCTATGTGGTCAATGGCCTGTCAAAAGAAATCGAAGATGGTGAAGGGCGGGTTTACGTACTCTGGGTGTGCAGCTGTGAGTGCGAGCGCTGTGCCAGACGCCAGCGGGTGCTTCCCGTCTTTGCAGGGCGCTGGATGCGCCACAGCCTGTTTACCGTGTCCTGCACTCTTTTACACCTGTTTGAAAACGATGAACTGGATGAAAAACCCCTGAAATCCCGGCGTGGACGCCCAGTTCTCACCATGCCCTTTTACGGTGAACTAAGCACCGTCTACCGCTGGCGTCAAAAAATAAAAATAATTTTCGATTCATAATAATAAAAAACACGTTTGCGCGTCTGTTAAAATCCTAATATCCTGTATTATAGAACCATCAGCAGAAGCCAGCACAAAGTGCTTTTGCTGAAATAAAACCATTATATTTTACAGGAGGTTTACGATGAATTGTAAGCAGACAACCCCAACAACCGCGGCAGAACAAAAAGGATTGCGCTTATGGTGTGTTTCATGCGCCTTAAATCAGAAAGACCGGATTTCGGGCAGCTTTGAGCGCCTGTCCAACATTGATATGCGCATTGAGCTGTGTTTTCTGGAAAAGCAGCTGACAGCCCTTCAGGAAGAATATGAGAAAAAAGCCAGAATCTATCTGGAGGACGACTGCGAGCGGCAGGCGTATAAGAGCGTCAGATATGAGGAGACCAAAGCATCAGAGGATGATATCCCTGTATCCCGCCTGGCCGGGATCATGCGGCAGGAGGGTCTGAACATTGGAAGAAACCAGCTGTACGTCTGGCTTCGGGAACGGGGCTTTGCCTGTTTTAATATCCGGTGTAACCGTAATTTACCCACCCAAAAGTCCTTGGATAAAAAATACATGACCATTGTGTACAAAGACTATGTGGAGAAAAGGAGCGGCCGGCTCAAGCAGTCTCCCGAGCTCAGGATCACCCCTGCGGGCCAGGCCTTTTTTATCCGCGCGCTGGCAGAGGAAAGAAGCAGAGTATGAACTACCTGACCGAACTTCTGGCCTTTTACAGATGGCTGGCCGGCAGCCCTGTGAGCCCGCTGCTCCAGGCCTACTGGCATCTGCTCATGTACACCAACAACCGGGCGGCCATCCAGACAGCGGAGGGCGTGTGGTACTGGCCGGCGGAGTTTAATCTGCCAAATACGGTAGCCATGCCCCTCTTAGGGATCAAAGACCGGCGGGTGCTGCTGCGACAGAGGGGGTACCTCATTAACCGCGGCCGTGTGACGTACCAGAAGGACGCTGGCCAGCGGGCAGGGGTTTACCGTATGGTGCCCTTTGATAAAAGCCTTGAGGCCATCTGGTTAAGGGACAAAAGAGAGGACCGTGTGACACAGGTCTGGGCACCGGCTGTCCCGCCAGCTGTGGGCGAGCTGTCCCCGTTAATAAACATAAACACTAAACAGGCTTCTCCATTGTATGGTTATCAGGAGAACGCCGCAAGCGTCCACGGCTTTAATCTGCTTCCTCCTCTTACCGACGAGGAAAAGGCAGAAATCAAGGCCCGCTACCCAGAGGATGATGTCGCGGCCTTTAACGCCATGTGGGCAGCGCGGGAGAGAAAACAGATGGCGGGAAAAGGATAGTATTTTAAAATTATGGAGGAATGACATGAATCGATATGGCAAAGGACCTAAAATAATCAACCGCCGCCGGGGCTACAGAGTCGAGGCGGCGTGCCGGATGAACGCGGGCTTTTACGCCCGCGACGCTGAGGAGGCTGAGGATTTGTTTAACGAGCTCAGCGCTGCGGTGGAGGACCGTTTCCCAGGCATTGTGCTTGAGGTTACAGACGTGTATGAGGATGACTGAAAAGGGGGAAGAACCATGGATTACAAAGAAATTGACCGGTGGGTGCTTCGCGCCCAAAAGGGGGATGGAGAGGCCACGGCCTTCCTGGAGCGCCTGTTCCGTCCGCTGATGCTCGCGTCGGCGGATAAGGCCAGGCCGGAGAATTACAGCTTTGAAGATTGCCTTCAGGACGCGCGGCTTTCTTTTCTGGAGGGCATCCGCTGTTACGACGGCACGCGGGGCAGTGGCTTTGCCGCTTATATTAAAACCTATCTTTACCGGGCGCTGCAAAACAAACGCAGGAAATGCTGGCGCCGCCTGGTACGGGATATTTCCGGCGAGGGGAGCAGCCGTGAGGAGGATGAAGGAACCCTGTTCGATACGCTGCCAGACTTATCAGCCGACATAGCGGGGAATTATATTCACGGAGAGGAGCTGGCGGCTTTATCAGAGGCTCTGGGTGAGCTGACGCCCGAGGAGCTGGCTCTGCTGAGGGCTGTTTACGGGCAGGGGCAGACACTGAGGGGCGCGGCCCAAAATCTGGGGGTGGGCTACAGCACAGTTCAGTACCGTCACCGCAGGCTTCTGGACGCCCTGAAAAAGCGGCTGACCGGGCGCCGTTAAGAAAAGAACTGGCCAAAAAGGGGACTCAGAACAACTTATAGAAAAGGGCAGCTGCATTCTTCAAGAAAGCTTCAAGAAATGGAAAAAGGCTTTTATTTGCTGTGGTCAGGTGCTATGATAAGTTCATGCTAAATATGGAGGTAAATCGATATGAAAAAATTAGAGAATAAAGTAGCCATTGTAACAGCCGCCACCGCCGGGATTGGTCTGGCGAGCGCGAAAAAGCTGGCTCAGAATGGCGCCTTGGTTTATATTGCGGGGCTGGAGGATGAACTGGCCCAAAAGGCCCTGGACGAATGCAGCGAGGAGAAGCTGAATGTAAAGTTTCACCCCTTTAACGCCTTTGACTATGAGGGATACCATGTGATGGTTGAGCACGTTGCCGGAGAGGAAGGACGCCTGGATATCCTGGTGAACAACTTTGGGTTCGGGATGCCTGCCAAGGATTTTGATATTCTGACCGGGGATCCTTACGCGTTCTTCGATATTCTGCAAAAGAATATCGGCAGCGTGTACCTGCCCTGTAAGCCGGCCATCCGCTATATGGCTGAACACGGCGGTGGTAATATTGTCAATATTTCCAGCATTGGCGGGCTTCTACCGGATGTTTCCAGGCTGGGTTATGGGGTATCCAAAGCAGCGATTAATTATCTGACCAAGGCCATTGCGCTGCAGTTCGGAAGCAAAAATATCCGGTGTAACGCGGTAGCGCCGGGGATGATCGGCACCGACGCGGTCAGGAAAAGCATGTCGGGCGATTTTCAAAAGGCGTTTTTACGCCATGTGCCGCTGGGCCGGGTGGGCGAGCCGGAGGATATAGCTAACGCTGTGCTGTTCCTGGCGAGTGACGATTCCTCCTTCATTACCGGCCATATTCTGGATGTGGCCGGCGGCTTTGGCATTGGCACGCCAGAGTATGCCGATGTGGTTAAGGGTTAAATGAAAAGAAAGCACCACTGTTGTTGCAGCGGTGCTTTTTGATTGCGTGCATAAAGAATTATGGTGTAATCGCCATGATAATACCTGTATAAAGCCAGGTGCTCCCGGCAATCGGGGTTCCGATGGCTAAAATCTGGTCAGGCTTTTCCTCGCCGTCCTCGGGGTCATAAACAGTGCAGGGGTCGCTCTGCTCCTGTTTTTTTATGAGCATGTAATGAAGAAACAGGTCGCAGTCGGTGAGGTCAAAGGTGTTGGCTGTAATGCTGATGGTGTACTGCCCGGGCTGCAGCGTCTTGAGCGGATCCTCGTGGGTAAAATTAAACAGAGGCTTCTGATCGTGGGTGTTGACAGACCGGATGAGCGCGGTAAACGGTGGATCGACGGGCATAAGGCACGTTGGCTTTAGTCCGCACTTCTTAAGATATTCAGCCATTTTTAAGGGAGAGCAGGAATTTGCGTTCATGATCCCGCTTAAGGGATAGCCGAATTCATGGATGCTTTCGCCAAATCGTACTTGACGGTGAATCTGGTTTGCGAAAGCGATGGCGTCATCGGAATTGTCATAAGGGCAGGTGTGGTTTTCAAGCTCCCACAGCAGATAGGCAATGGAAAAGGCGCCGCAGTTGTATGGCTGGTCCTGTTGAATATATTTTGGCATTTAATCTTCTCCTTTAGGGTTCGGTTATGATTTCCAGTTTTTTCTGGTAAATATTCAGCTGGCTGGCTTCTTTACACTGCTGCATCAGGATTTCAAGCAGCTCGGCACAGGATAGTTCGTAATGGGCTTCATGGGCAGAGATCCAGTTATACGGGGCTCCGGCCAGCAGCGGTCCAATGTAAAGATCGACTGCTTTCTGGCAGTTCTCAAGCTGTGAGCGGTTGAGATAGAGCACTTCAAACTCCCAGAGATCGCTGTAAATCTGGGTAGTATCCAGACCCAGGGTGCCGCGCTGTGTGATGAGAGGGATGCAGATCCCCTGCTCGCGCAGATTTTTAAACCATTCCAGCGTTTTATACAGGCAGTACATGGCCTGGCTTTCGGTACGGCCGGGCCAGATGGTCTCAGCAATTCTTTTCTTTGAAATGAGATTGCCTTTTTCACAGATCAGATAGGTCAGCAGCTCTTCTGCCTTTCTGGACTGGAGAACTAAGGGCTTTTGTGCATAGAAGATGCGCAGGGGGCCAAAGCAAAAGACGGCCAGCAGCTTGTCCGTCTTTTGAGATAAAAAGGGTTTGCCGGCATACTGGTGAATCCGTTTTTTTTCATAAGATGGTTGACGGGGATCAAGCAGATGGTATTTCCAATAATTTCACATTCTAAAGCGTCGCCGGTGCGAAGCTCTAACTGTTCCACGACGGAAGAAGGTAGTGTGATTTGTGACTTTTCCCTGAATTTTATATTCATAATATGAAGGTCCCTTTCTTGATACTATTAATAAGGTTTGTCAATTTTATGCACGCATTATTAAAATAACATACTAATTGTATTATATCAGCAAAAATTGGAAGTTTTTTTGAATGATTTCAGAATTTAACGAATTCGCAGTAAGTTCACCGATGCTTGTTGCGTCCATTACCTTTTTACGCGATAAAAATTTAAACATTTACATCTAAAACATGAGAAAATTACAATAAAAGAAAAAACGATTGCCTTTTTTCGACATTCTTAGGAAATACTTAAAACATAAAAATAGCGGAGGATGTTAATCCACCGCTATTCATATTATTAATAGTTACCAATAACAACATTGCGTTCATTGAAAAGTGGAATCTCAGTGCCGCTGCCGGCCTCGCGGTCGGCCAGGGTCCGGATAACAGAGAAGTCCTCCCAGAAGTGCATGGGAATCAGAACCTTTGGATGCAGCTTGTCTATAAAGTATTCGGCGGCACGGTAGGCAGAGCCGCCCAGGCGGGAGTCCACAGGTACAAAGGCCACGTCCATTTTGTGGTTGCCGGTCTGCGCCTCAATTTTCTGGATAACGGCCTTGAAGTCGCGCTCCTCCACCTCTGGGTTAATGTTGGGGTGGGATTCGGTATCCCAGTCCCACCAGTTTAAATCGCCGGAATGGAAGATATTCTTACCCTCGGCCTTTACAAAGAAGGAAACGCCCAGGTCGGTCGAGCCAAAGGTTTCAATTTCAATGCCTGGAAAGCTTATTTTCTGGTAAGGTGCAATATAATGGATATTGCGGCCGCCCTTTTCAGGAATATCATCGCTGAAAATGTAGGTGGTGTCATAATCACTGCCATAGGAAAGGATCTTTTGTGAGAAATGATCCTGATGGCTGTGGGTGACAAAAAAGTAGTTTTTCCGACCTTTTCTCAGAAAATGGGGCGGAATATTCGTGATTGCATCAAAGATCAGTGTCATGCGCTCCAATTCTACGATGAAGCCACTGTGATGAAGATAAATAATTTTCATAAAATGCCTCCGGATAATCATAAATTTACTTTTATTATACCATAATTATGCCCAGGTGATGGAAGGGTTATTCAATCTTTAAGAAAAGAAAACTGAAAATGTTTACGGTTCAAAAAGGTATCCGAACGTTTTAAAAACCATTGAAAATAAAGTTCGGAAATAGTAAAATACAAGTATCATTAAACAAAGGTGGAAGAGTAGTGATCAAACGAATTTTTGTAGAGAAAAAAACGGGCTTTAATACCGAGGCCCAGGAACTGGCACAGACTTTTCAGCGCATTTTAGGCATCAAGGGTCTGGACAGTATTCGTATCATTTACCGTTATGATGTTGAAGGATTAGAGGGAGACCTCCTGGAAAATGTTAAACGCACCATTTTTTCAGAGCCTAATGTAGACAACATTTATGAAGACACCATGGCTTTTGGACCGGAGGAACAGGTCTTTGCCACCTCCTACCTGCCGGGTCAGTATGACCAGCATGCGGATTCAGCAGCTCAGTGTATTCAAATTTCAGCAGGCGAAAAGCCTTTAATTAAGGTTGCGAAGGTCGTCGCGGTTAAAGGCGATGTGAGCAGCGAAGAACTCGGAAAAATCAAACAATACATGATCAACCCTGTAGACTCTCAGGAAACGGATCTCGGACCACGGGATACCCTGACGGACAAAATCAAACAGCCGGCAGATATTGAGAGGATAGAGGGATTTACTGATTTTAGCGCAGAAGCGCTGGAGGCTTACCGCAAAAAGATGGGCTTTGCCATGAGTGAAGCGGATATTGCGTTTGTGCAGAAATACTACAGAGAAGACGAAAAGCGTGACCCGTCGCTGACAGAGCTGAAGGTTATTGATACCTACTGGTCGGATCACTGCCGTCATACGACGTTTTCAACCTGTATTGAGGCCATTGACTTTGAGCGCGGCCCGGTAACAGAGGCGGTTGAAAAAGCCTTTGAAAGCTATGATGCAACCCGCGACGCCCTTTACGGTGAAGATACCGACCGGCCCATGACCCTGATGGACATGGCGGTGATCGGCACCAAGGAAATCAAAAAACGCGGCTTGATCCCGGATTTGGATGAGTCTGAGGAGATCAACGCCTGCAGTGTCAATATGACGGTTGACCACGATGGCGTAGATGAGGACTGGCTGCTCATGTTTAAAAACGAAACCCACAATCATCCCACAGAGATCGAGCCTTTTGGCGGCGCGGCCACCTGCCTGGGCGGCGCGATCCGCGACCCGCTGTCTGGCAGAAGCTACGTTTATCAGGCCATGCGCCTGACCGGGGCGTGGGACCCGAGAACACCGATTGAGGATACCCTGCCGGGCAAGCTGCCCCAGCGCAAGATTTCGCAGGAAGCGGCTCACGGCTACAGCTCCTACGGGAACCAGATCGGTCTGGCCACCGGACAGGTGGTTGAGGTCTATGATCCGGGCTTTCTGGCGAAGCGTATGGAGGTCGGCGCAGTGATCGCGGCGGCGCCTAAGGAAAATGTGGTCCGTGAACGTCCGCAGCCGGGAGATGTCATTCTTCTGGTCGGCGGTAAAACCGGCCGCGACGGCTGCGGCGGCGCCACGGGCTCCTCCAAGGCGCACACCGAGGAATCCATTCACGAAAGCGGCGCAGAGGTGCAGAAGGGGAACCCGGTTGAGGAACGCAAGATCCAGCGTTTGTTCAGAAACGGTGATCTGGCCCGCATGATCAAGCGCTGCAACGACTTCGGCGCGGGCGGCGTGTCGGTTGCCATCGGCGAGCTGGCCGACAGCCTGGACATTGACCTGGATAAGGTGCCAAAGAAATATGAGGGCCTTGACGGAACCGAGCTGGCGATCTCAGAATCCCAGGAACGTATGGCAGTTGTCGTCGCGGCTGAGGATGTCGATAAATTCATTAAGATGGGCAATGCCGAAAATCTGGAGGTTACCCAGGTGGCAGTGGTCACCGATACGGGACGTCTGGTCATGAAATGGCGCGGCGAGGAAATCCTTAACCTTTCCAGAGCTTTCCTGAACACCAACGGAGCTGCACAGTACGCAGATGTTCTGGTTAAGGAACCGGAAGCCCTTGAAGAAAAAGCGGAAACCGTTGATTTTAAAACTAAAACCAAAGAAGTGCTCAGCAGCCTGAACGCTGCCAGCCAGAAGGGGCTGGCCGAAATGTTCGACAGCACCATCGGCGCGGGAACCGTGGTGATGCCCTATGGCGGTAAGTACCAGCTGACGCCGCAGGATGGTATGGCGGCTAAGATCCCAGTCATTCACGGGGATACCACCACATGCAGCATCATGACCTATGGCTACACGCCGGAATTATCCAAATGGAGCCCGTTCCACGGCGGGATTTACTGCGTGCTTGAATCCTTATCCAAAATGGTGGCCATGGGCGGCGATTTCAGAAAAGCCCGCCTGAGCTTCCAGGAATATTTTGAGCGCCTGAACAAAGACCCTGAAAAGTGGGGCAAGCCCTTTGCGGCGCTGCTGGGCGCCTTTGAAGCCCAGAAGGCCTTTGGCATCCCGGCCATTGGCGGTAAGGACAGTATGTCCGGAACCTTTGAGGATATGACCGTCCCGCCGACCATCATCTCCTTTGCCGTCGAAGCCGATAAGGTTGAGTATGTTCTCTCCAATGAACTGAAAAAAGCAGGATCAAACCTGTACCTCTTTGAGGTGGAACAGGATGACAACAAGCTCATTGATTACAATAAGGTAATGGCCATGTACGACCGTATCCGCAGCCTGAACGTTGAGGGCCGGCTGCTCTCGGCCAAAGCAGTGTCTGCCAATGGCCTGGTCGACGCGCTGGCTAAGATGGCCTTTGGAAACAAGATCGGCGTGGATATTGCGGATATTGATGAAGCCCGTTTGTACGCGCCGCTTTACGGCAGCATTATCGTGGAAACCGACGAAATTCTGGACGACGCTGAGCTCATTGGCAAGACCACTGAAGCCCCTGCCATCACCTGCAAGGGAGAAAGCGTGGCCATGGATGAACTGATCGAAGTGTGGGAAAGCGCCATGCGCAGTGTTTATCCAGAAAGCAGAA encodes:
- a CDS encoding site-specific integrase; the encoded protein is MKRIKKFINFFVGTVTMNTLFDKWLKSKRYLKAQTKRTYEQLINGYLRPAFGEMPAKAVSDEAVQLLINNIQKELSPKTVHEIHRCLRAVFELAIENKTLEKNPCEKIILPQKEKAKAKALSVEEQEKLENALGQSSNSLDIAILLALNLGLRLSEVIALRWQDIHFYDNVVIIKHSMERTSTGEGNKTVAHLGTPKTQNSQRKIPLESNFSKCLQEYFQKRTTAQKKAEAFVVGKKDGNCYHGRTIQRHFKKRLKQLMISDEYTFHSLRHSFATRAMESGVAVKVISALLGHSRTATTTDIYLHLSESFIRQEMMKMKNFKAKKGRSKRMRAEHAA
- a CDS encoding phage antirepressor KilAC domain-containing protein produces the protein MNCKQTTPTTAAEQKGLRLWCVSCALNQKDRISGSFERLSNIDMRIELCFLEKQLTALQEEYEKKARIYLEDDCERQAYKSVRYEETKASEDDIPVSRLAGIMRQEGLNIGRNQLYVWLRERGFACFNIRCNRNLPTQKSLDKKYMTIVYKDYVEKRSGRLKQSPELRITPAGQAFFIRALAEERSRV
- a CDS encoding restriction endonuclease subunit S translates to MNYLTELLAFYRWLAGSPVSPLLQAYWHLLMYTNNRAAIQTAEGVWYWPAEFNLPNTVAMPLLGIKDRRVLLRQRGYLINRGRVTYQKDAGQRAGVYRMVPFDKSLEAIWLRDKREDRVTQVWAPAVPPAVGELSPLININTKQASPLYGYQENAASVHGFNLLPPLTDEEKAEIKARYPEDDVAAFNAMWAARERKQMAGKG
- a CDS encoding sigma-70 family RNA polymerase sigma factor, yielding MDYKEIDRWVLRAQKGDGEATAFLERLFRPLMLASADKARPENYSFEDCLQDARLSFLEGIRCYDGTRGSGFAAYIKTYLYRALQNKRRKCWRRLVRDISGEGSSREEDEGTLFDTLPDLSADIAGNYIHGEELAALSEALGELTPEELALLRAVYGQGQTLRGAAQNLGVGYSTVQYRHRRLLDALKKRLTGRR
- a CDS encoding SDR family NAD(P)-dependent oxidoreductase gives rise to the protein MKKLENKVAIVTAATAGIGLASAKKLAQNGALVYIAGLEDELAQKALDECSEEKLNVKFHPFNAFDYEGYHVMVEHVAGEEGRLDILVNNFGFGMPAKDFDILTGDPYAFFDILQKNIGSVYLPCKPAIRYMAEHGGGNIVNISSIGGLLPDVSRLGYGVSKAAINYLTKAIALQFGSKNIRCNAVAPGMIGTDAVRKSMSGDFQKAFLRHVPLGRVGEPEDIANAVLFLASDDSSFITGHILDVAGGFGIGTPEYADVVKG
- a CDS encoding bacterial transcriptional activator domain-containing protein; this translates as MYCLYKTLEWFKNLREQGICIPLITQRGTLGLDTTQIYSDLWEFEVLYLNRSQLENCQKAVDLYIGPLLAGAPYNWISAHEAHYELSCAELLEILMQQCKEASQLNIYQKKLEIITEP
- a CDS encoding MBL fold metallo-hydrolase; the protein is MKIIYLHHSGFIVELERMTLIFDAITNIPPHFLRKGRKNYFFVTHSHQDHFSQKILSYGSDYDTTYIFSDDIPEKGGRNIHYIAPYQKISFPGIEIETFGSTDLGVSFFVKAEGKNIFHSGDLNWWDWDTESHPNINPEVEERDFKAVIQKIEAQTGNHKMDVAFVPVDSRLGGSAYRAAEYFIDKLHPKVLIPMHFWEDFSVIRTLADREAGSGTEIPLFNERNVVIGNY
- a CDS encoding phosphoribosylformylglycinamidine synthase — translated: MIKRIFVEKKTGFNTEAQELAQTFQRILGIKGLDSIRIIYRYDVEGLEGDLLENVKRTIFSEPNVDNIYEDTMAFGPEEQVFATSYLPGQYDQHADSAAQCIQISAGEKPLIKVAKVVAVKGDVSSEELGKIKQYMINPVDSQETDLGPRDTLTDKIKQPADIERIEGFTDFSAEALEAYRKKMGFAMSEADIAFVQKYYREDEKRDPSLTELKVIDTYWSDHCRHTTFSTCIEAIDFERGPVTEAVEKAFESYDATRDALYGEDTDRPMTLMDMAVIGTKEIKKRGLIPDLDESEEINACSVNMTVDHDGVDEDWLLMFKNETHNHPTEIEPFGGAATCLGGAIRDPLSGRSYVYQAMRLTGAWDPRTPIEDTLPGKLPQRKISQEAAHGYSSYGNQIGLATGQVVEVYDPGFLAKRMEVGAVIAAAPKENVVRERPQPGDVILLVGGKTGRDGCGGATGSSKAHTEESIHESGAEVQKGNPVEERKIQRLFRNGDLARMIKRCNDFGAGGVSVAIGELADSLDIDLDKVPKKYEGLDGTELAISESQERMAVVVAAEDVDKFIKMGNAENLEVTQVAVVTDTGRLVMKWRGEEILNLSRAFLNTNGAAQYADVLVKEPEALEEKAETVDFKTKTKEVLSSLNAASQKGLAEMFDSTIGAGTVVMPYGGKYQLTPQDGMAAKIPVIHGDTTTCSIMTYGYTPELSKWSPFHGGIYCVLESLSKMVAMGGDFRKARLSFQEYFERLNKDPEKWGKPFAALLGAFEAQKAFGIPAIGGKDSMSGTFEDMTVPPTIISFAVEADKVEYVLSNELKKAGSNLYLFEVEQDDNKLIDYNKVMAMYDRIRSLNVEGRLLSAKAVSANGLVDALAKMAFGNKIGVDIADIDEARLYAPLYGSIIVETDEILDDAELIGKTTEAPAITCKGESVAMDELIEVWESAMRSVYPESRTTEGKVQNIEYTGGPVTFAKEKFAAPQVFIPVFPGTNCEYDTAKAFENAGAKPEIVVFRNRTADDIAASVKEMADAIRQSQMIMIPGGFSAGDQPDGSGKFIAAVFRNPEIRDAVMELIKNRDGLMLGICNGFQALIKLGLVPYGEIVDIEPEMPTLTYNTIGRHVSTIPMTKVVSNLSPWLAGARVGETYRIPMSHGEGRFIASDAVMKELIAGGQVATQYVDFDGNATMDGAFNPNGSTCAVEGITSADGRILGKMGHSERIGKGLYKNIPGEKDQLIFKSGVEYFK